Proteins co-encoded in one Prunus persica cultivar Lovell chromosome G6, Prunus_persica_NCBIv2, whole genome shotgun sequence genomic window:
- the LOC18772003 gene encoding auxin-responsive protein SAUR50 codes for MAKSRTTSITCKKKKSIVKLKIVVEKLKKSLLCGRSKSSVSNCDDSKNVSEDVKEGHFAVIAVDGDEPKRFVVALSYLTHPTFLKLLEQAAEEYGFDHEGAITIPCPPSELEKVLHDDQQWQEEERLV; via the coding sequence ATGGCCAAGTCTAGAACCACTAGTATTACttgcaagaagaagaagagcattGTCAAGCTCAAAATTGTAGTCGAAAAGCTTAAAAAAAGTCTATTGTGCGGTAGGTCAAAATCATCAGTTTCCAACTGCGATGACTCAAAAAATGTGTCCGAAGATGTGAAGGAGGGTCACTTTGCTGTGATAGCTGTGGATGGAGATGAACCAAAGAGATTTGTGGTTGCATTGAGTTACTTGACGCACCCAACTTTCTTGAAGCTATTGGAGCAAGCAGCTGAGGAGTATGGTTTTGACCATGAAGGTGCAATCACCATTCCTTGTCCGCCAAGCGAGCTTGAGAAGGTTTTACATGATGATCAGCAATGGCAAGAGGAAGAAAGGCTCGTCTAG
- the LOC18775433 gene encoding auxin-responsive protein SAUR50 has protein sequence MAKSRTTSTTCKKKSIVKLKIVVEKLQRSFSLGRSKSSSNSNFDDSKNVPEDVKEGHFAVIAVDGDEPKRFVVALSYLTHPTFLKLLEQAAEEYGFDHEGALMIPCQPSELEKILDEEQGGSSSDGNWSSCKAMVQSC, from the coding sequence ATGGCTAAGTCTAGAACTACAAGTACTACTTGCAAGAAGAAGAGCATTGTCAAGCTCAAAATTGTAGTTGAAAAGCTACAAAGAAGTTTTTCATTGGGTAgatcaaaatcatcatcaaattCCAACTTTGATGACTCAAAAAATGTGCCAGAAGATGTGAAGGAGGGCCACTTTGCTGTGATAGCTGTGGATGGAGATGAACCAAAAAGGTTTGTTGTGGCATTGAGTTACTTGACACACCCAACTTTTCTGAAGCTGTTGGAGCAAGCGGCTGAGGAGTATGGTTTTGACCATGAGGGTGCCCTTATGATTCCTTGCCAGCCAAGCGAGCTCGAGAAGATTTTAGATGAGGAACAAGGAGGCTCCTCTAGTGATGGTAACTGGAGTTCTTGTAAAGCTATGGTGCAGAGCTGCTGA
- the LOC18774629 gene encoding auxin-responsive protein SAUR50: MEKSRTSSACKKKNSIVKLKVVVEKLQRSLYLGRSKPSNYSDDSTRVPEDVKEGHFAVIAVDGDEPKRFVVALSYLTHPTFLKLLEQAAEEYGFDHEGALTIPCQPRELEKILDDDRQWQKEERSSSSDGNWGSCKAMVQSY; the protein is encoded by the coding sequence atggAAAAGTCTAGAACTAGTAGTGCttgcaagaagaagaatagcATTGTCAAGCTCAAAGTTGTAGTAGAAAAGCTACAAAGAAGTCTATATTTGGGAAGATCAAAACCATCAAATTATTCCGATGACTCAACACGTGTGCCGGAAGATGTGAAGGAGGGTCACTTTGCTGTGATAGCTGTGGATGGAGATGAACCAAAGAGATTTGTGGTGGCCTTGAGTTACTTAACACACCCAACTTTCTTGAAGCTATTGGAGCAAGCAGCTGAGGAGTATGGTTTTGATCATGAAGGCGCACTCACCATTCCTTGCCAGCCACGAGAGCTTGAGAAGATATTAGATGACGATCGGCAATGgcagaaggaagaaagaagctCCTCTAGTGATGGGAACTGGGGTTCTTGTAAAGCTATGGTGCAGAGCTATTGA
- the LOC18773033 gene encoding ABC transporter F family member 1, with protein MVSDASKKKAAQKKAAAAAKRGGKAAASSKSAATESQNGADKLSNGVGAMHISDRNCTGVLCSHPLSRDIRIESLTVTFHGHDLIVDSELELNYGRRYGLLGLNGCGKSTLLTAIGCRELPIPDHMDIYHLSREIEASDMSSLEAVISCDEERIRLEKEVEELAAQDDGGGEQLERIYERLEALDAATAEKRAAEILYGLGFDKQMQAKKTRDFSGGWRMRIALARALFINPTILLLDEPTNHLDLEACVWLEETLKNFERILVVISHSQDFLNGVCTNIIHMQSKKLKIYTGNYDQYVQTRSELEENQMKQYKWEQEQISNMKEYIARFGHGSAKLARQAQSKEKTLAKMERGGLTEKVARDKVLVFRFVDVGKLPPPVLQFVEVTFGYTPDNLIYKNIDFGVDLDSRIALVGPNGAGKSTLLKLMTGELFPSDGMVRRHNHLRIAQFHQHLAEKLDMELSALAYMIKEYPGNEEEKMRAAIGKFGLSGKAQVMAMKNLSDGQRSRVIFAWLAFRQPQLLLLDEPTNHLDIETIDSLAEALNEWDGGLVLVSHDFRLINQVAQEIWVCENQAVTRWEGDIMDFKRHLKVKAGLGE; from the exons ATGGTGTCTGACGCGAGCAAGAAGAAGGCGGCACAGAAGaaggcggcggcggcggccaAGAGAGGTGGAAAGGCGGCGGCGTCGTCGAAGTCGGCTGCGACCGAGTCGCAGAACGGAGCTGATAAGCTATCGAATGGCGTCGGGGCGATGCATATTTCGGATCGTAACTGCACCGGTGTTCTCTGTTCGCATCCTCTGTCTAGAGATATCCGG ATAGAGTCTCTAACAGTTACCTTCCATGGACACGATCTGATAGTTGATTCTGAACTGGAGCTTAATTATGGCAG ACGTTACGGTTTGCTTGGTTTGAATGGGTGTGGTAAATCTACCCTCCTAACTGCAATAGGCTGCCGAGAGCTTCCAATTCCAGATCACATGGATATCTACCATCTCAGCAGGGAGATTGAAGCTTCAGACATGTCTTCACTTGAGGCTGTCATTAGTTGTGATGAGGAGAGGATAAGGTTGGAGAAAGAAGTTGAAGAACTGGCAGCTCAG gatgatggtggtggagagCAGCTTGAACGCATTTATGAGCGCCTTGAAGCATTGGATGCAGCAACTGCAGAGAAGCGTGCTGCTGAAATTCTATATGGTCTTGGTTTTGACAAGCAGATGCAAGCAAAGAAAACTCGGGATTTTTCTGGTGGTTGGAGAATGAGGATTGCACTTGCACGTGCTCTGTTTATAAACCCAACCATCCTGTTGCTCGATGAGCCCACCAATCATCTTG ATTTAGAAGCCTGTGTGTGGTTGGAGGAGACCTTGAAGAACTTTGAGCGCATCCTGGTGGTGATTTCACACTCCCAGGATTTTCTTAATGGTGTGTGCACAAACATCATCCACATGCAGAGCAAGAAACTGAAGATCTACACTGGAAACTATGATCAGTATGTTCAGACCCGTTCTGAACTAGAGGAGAACCAGATGAAACAGTATAAGTGGGAGCAGGAACAGATTTCAAACATGAAGGAATATATTGCTCGGTTTGGGCACGGGTCAGCAAAATTAGCTCGTCAGGCACAGAGCAAAgagaaaaccctagcaaaaatgGAGCGCGGTGGCCTTACGGAAAAGGTGGCCAGAGACAAGGTTCTAGTCTTCCGTTTTGTTGATGTGGGAAAGCTGCCACCGCCCGTACTTCAGTTTGTAGAAGTCACATTTGGTTACACTCCTGATAATCTGATCTATAAGAACATTGACTTTGGGGTTGATTTGGACTCGCGTATAGCTCTGGTTGGGCCAAATGGAGCTGGAAAGAGTACTCTGTTGAAGCTGATGACAGGGGAGTTGTTCCCTAGTGATGGCATGGTCCGGAGGCACAATCACCTTAGAATTGCTCAGTTCCATCAGCACTTGGCTGAGAAGCTTGATATGGAACTGTCTGCCCTTGCGTATATGATCAAAGAGTACCCAGGAAATGAGGAAGAAAAGATGAGGGCTGCAATTGGTAAGTTTGGCCTATCGGGTAAGGCACAGGTGATGGCAATGAAGAATTTATCAGATGGACAGAGGAGCCGTGTGATCTTTGCTTGGTTGGCATTTAGGCAGCCCCAATTACTTTTGTTGGATGAGCCAACCAATCACTTGGATATCGAGACAATTGACTCACTGGCTGAGGCACTGAATGAGTGGGACGGGGGTCTGGTTCTTGTTAGCCATGATTTCAGGCTCATAAACCAGGTAGCTCAGGAAATTTGGGTATGTGAAAATCAAGCTGTGACCCGGTGGGAGGGCGATATTATGGACTTTAAGCGGCACCTAAAGGTTAAGGCTGGTTTAGGTGAATGA